The genomic segment CTTGTTAGACCCCAACTCTGAAAACACCTTAAAGGATATTGGTAAAGAAGTTAACACCTATTTGTTGGAGCAATTTCAGGGAGGCGTATATCTTGCGTTAGGATGGTGTCATCTTAAAGGGAGTGATTTTGCTAAAAGGGAGAAGGTGGAAAGTGAATTTTATCTAAAATGGCAGGAATCTACCCGGGAGGCAAATAAGAAAAAAAGGCAGAAGTTCTCAGAATTTCTATATAATGAGGTTTTTGGTATTTTTGGTGAAGGAGCTGAAACGAAAACCTGCGAGATATGTAAAAACGAAATAGTTGAGAATGAAACAAAATGTCCTGCTTGTGTCCTAAACGAAAAGATTGGGACAAGATTGGCAAAAGTAGGTAGAGGATTTATGTTAGAAACCTATAACCAGGAAAAGGAAATTGATGAAGAGGGCTTTATTTTTGAACTATTAGGAATAAAATACTATCTTATCTCCAAAGATGAGATAAATAATATCAGATCTGAACATGCAATGCTTTATACCATAAATACTACTGATATGTCCTTTATAAGGAAAGATATTACCTCTGGCTTCAAATTTATTGCTGGGAATTTCGCTCCTTCAGATAAAGAGGGAAATATTTTAACCTTTGGTGAATTAGCACAAAATTCCTCTGGTGGCTTAAAGAGATTAGGAATATTAAGAATGGATGTAGATAATCTTGGTCAGATATTTATCAAAGGCTTGGGCAAGAAGGCTTCTATATCACGGGTAACTGAACTTAGTAGAAAATTGGAACTTTTCTTTGGGGGGTATCTGAATGAAATTGTCCAACAACAAAGTTATGACAATAAGGTTTATATCGTATATTCAGGTGGAGATGATCTCTTTATAGTAGGGGCATGGGATGTAATGCCTGAATTGGCAAGAGAGATACAGCAAGAATTTAAAACATTTACTTGCTCAAACCCTAATATTAGCTTATCTGGAGGTATTACCTTAATCCCTGGGAAATATCCCATCTATAAAGGTGCTGAATTAGCAGGGGAATCTGAAGAAGATGCAAAGAATTACAAAAGAAACGGAAAAGAAAAAGATGCGTTATCTTTCTTAAATACAGTAGTAAGCTGGAATGAATTTGAGGTAGCTTATGCAATTAAAGATATGCTGGTAAAATCTATAAAAGAAGGGAAAATAGATAATCTTTCCGGAGAAAATGTGTATCTAAAAAAGGGAATACTTGAACGATTGAGGCAAATTTATTTACTCTATCAGAAGAATAAAAATTTCTGGGAAACCAGGCAAACACAGATTAGTCAACAAGAAATGCAAGAAAGAATTTACTACAACCAATGGTTATGGATGATGGTCTATTCCTTAGAAAGATATAGAGAACAGAATAAATTGTTTCAAGAGGAGGTGAGTCAGCTTATCCATGCTATCCTCGGTAAAGAATTTAACGGAATAAAGTCTGACCGCGAGGTCATTGATTTTATCAACTTACCTGCCCAGTGGGCAGAATTTTTAGTTAGAGAGGAGGGATAACCGTGCAAAATCAGGAAAGAATCTGGACAGAGCAACAGATTGAACAAATTATTAATGGTGACACAAAACAATTGGTGGCTACTGCAGAGAAGTTGGGTAAAGATTTGTGTGATAAGAAGGATGAGAGGGGTAATATTTTGTCTAAGGGAATGACCAAATCACAGATTAGGAATATCTTTAATTCTGTTAAGCAGATGGAGATGAAAGGCTTCAATCCAAAAGATCTGTTATTGCTAAAGCCTAAACTGGCTTATGCTGCAGTTCGACCAGGAGCGACAAACGGAACCAGAGTGATTAAAGATATTCTTACTAAAGCAATTGATAAGGTAGGTGATGACGCTAAAAAATTTGATAATTTCTGCAACTTCTTTGAGGCTATCCTGGCTTATCACAGAGCCGCAGGCGGAAAATAAAAGGAGGTGTTTTGAAGATGGATAACGATTTTAAATTACTCAAGAAGATATTTATAACTGGCACAATAGAGGTAAAAACAGGGCTTTGTATCGGTGGAAGTAGTGTAGGATTAGAGATTGGAGGCGCAGATAAGGTTGTGGTAAGAAACCCCATCAATAATCAACCCTATATCCCAGGCTCATCACTTAAAGGAAAGATGAGAAGTTTATTAGAAAGATTTGAGGGGAAAATGAGTATTAAAGAGAAAAAGGATGAAAAAGGCAACATCATTGGCGTGAGTGCTGAGCCTTGTGAATGTGGAACCTGTTTAATCTGCCAGATTTTTGGTCTTCCTGCAGAAAAAAAGGGAATGCCAGCCAGACTGATTGTTCGAGATGGAATGTTACAAAATCCCGAATTGCTTGAAAAGAGTAAATTTACTGATATGCCCTATGCTGAGATTAAAGCAGAGGTGGTAATAGATAGGATTACTTCTGTCGCTACACCAAGAACCTTTGAACGGGTGCCAGCTGGTGCAAAGTTTAATCTTAACCTTGTATGTAATATCTATAACGGTGATACAGAGTCAGATATCTTAAAGAAGATATTTGAATCACTTATCAAGGTTCAGGAGGATTATTTGGGAGGAAGTGGCACAAGGGGATATGGAGAGATAAAGATTACAATCAATACGCCACTAAAATATAAAGACCAAACTGTCTATGAAGGGGATAATAATCCAAAAA from the bacterium genome contains:
- the cas10 gene encoding type III-A CRISPR-associated protein Cas10/Csm1, encoding MKEYLCPKHPPKHPNDDGYSHKHTLWTNEFFEPIVSNLPPEINKTDVVNLSSYHHKPATDLQTIIQEADCLSAGVDRTTNDEEDEQFGKDAYKKRRLRAIFEQIELNYPLKRDEKGNLKNIYRYELLPLNLQKQTIFPKKQSKLSPPEGELLINEYNNLWKGFIKEFNQLPVDNFDLFFNSLYYLLQKYTWCIPASTIDFPDVSLFDHLKTTAAISGCLYKYHLQNESFNEQSIKNRDVDKYLLVCGDISGIQQFIYKISSKGAAKGLKGRSFYLQILPDAIAHHILHNTGYHIVNLLYSGGGKFYLLLDPNSENTLKDIGKEVNTYLLEQFQGGVYLALGWCHLKGSDFAKREKVESEFYLKWQESTREANKKKRQKFSEFLYNEVFGIFGEGAETKTCEICKNEIVENETKCPACVLNEKIGTRLAKVGRGFMLETYNQEKEIDEEGFIFELLGIKYYLISKDEINNIRSEHAMLYTINTTDMSFIRKDITSGFKFIAGNFAPSDKEGNILTFGELAQNSSGGLKRLGILRMDVDNLGQIFIKGLGKKASISRVTELSRKLELFFGGYLNEIVQQQSYDNKVYIVYSGGDDLFIVGAWDVMPELAREIQQEFKTFTCSNPNISLSGGITLIPGKYPIYKGAELAGESEEDAKNYKRNGKEKDALSFLNTVVSWNEFEVAYAIKDMLVKSIKEGKIDNLSGENVYLKKGILERLRQIYLLYQKNKNFWETRQTQISQQEMQERIYYNQWLWMMVYSLERYREQNKLFQEEVSQLIHAILGKEFNGIKSDREVIDFINLPAQWAEFLVREEG
- the csm2 gene encoding type III-A CRISPR-associated protein Csm2, which gives rise to MQNQERIWTEQQIEQIINGDTKQLVATAEKLGKDLCDKKDERGNILSKGMTKSQIRNIFNSVKQMEMKGFNPKDLLLLKPKLAYAAVRPGATNGTRVIKDILTKAIDKVGDDAKKFDNFCNFFEAILAYHRAAGGK
- the csm3 gene encoding type III-A CRISPR-associated RAMP protein Csm3, which translates into the protein MDNDFKLLKKIFITGTIEVKTGLCIGGSSVGLEIGGADKVVVRNPINNQPYIPGSSLKGKMRSLLERFEGKMSIKEKKDEKGNIIGVSAEPCECGTCLICQIFGLPAEKKGMPARLIVRDGMLQNPELLEKSKFTDMPYAEIKAEVVIDRITSVATPRTFERVPAGAKFNLNLVCNIYNGDTESDILKKIFESLIKVQEDYLGGSGTRGYGEIKITINTPLKYKDQTVYEGDNNPKSIQNNSLIPSQLLS